Proteins co-encoded in one Streptomyces sp. SLBN-31 genomic window:
- a CDS encoding GAF and ANTAR domain-containing protein, with amino-acid sequence MAAMARDLLAQDSVGATLERITASAVELVQGCDAAGILVLQGRKVQTLAPTDDLVVESDRLQERLGEGPCFDTARSTVRERVLRIADLTGQHPRWPAFAPQASRLGVGSMMGFLLFTEDEDFGALNLYSRKPGMFTGASELAGWLLASHAAVAFSSARTHAQLEQAMATRHVIGEAMGILMGSHHLGEDEAFDVLRRYSQERNVKLREVARMICEQGGIA; translated from the coding sequence ATGGCCGCCATGGCGCGGGATCTGCTGGCCCAGGACTCCGTCGGTGCCACGCTGGAGCGGATCACGGCCTCCGCCGTCGAGCTGGTGCAAGGGTGTGACGCCGCCGGCATCCTCGTCCTGCAGGGCAGGAAAGTGCAGACGTTGGCCCCCACCGATGATCTCGTGGTCGAGAGCGACCGGCTGCAGGAGCGGCTGGGCGAGGGGCCGTGCTTCGACACCGCCCGCAGCACGGTGCGCGAGCGGGTCCTGCGCATCGCCGATCTCACCGGGCAGCACCCGCGCTGGCCCGCCTTCGCCCCGCAGGCCTCCCGGCTCGGCGTGGGCAGCATGATGGGTTTCCTGCTGTTCACCGAGGACGAGGACTTCGGCGCGCTGAACCTGTACTCCCGCAAGCCCGGCATGTTCACCGGGGCCAGTGAGCTGGCGGGATGGCTGCTGGCCTCGCACGCGGCGGTCGCGTTCTCCAGCGCCCGCACACATGCCCAGCTGGAGCAGGCCATGGCCACCCGCCATGTGATCGGCGAGGCCATGGGCATCCTCATGGGCAGCCACCACCTCGGCGAGGACGAGGCCTTCGACGTGCTGCGCCGCTACTCGCAGGAGCGCAACGTCAAGCTGCGGGAGGTCGCCCGGATGATCTGCGAACAGGGCGGCATCGCCTGA
- a CDS encoding NAD(P)/FAD-dependent oxidoreductase — protein MTTPVTIIGAGLGGLVLARVLHVHGIPATVHEAERSPTTRSQGGMLDIHDHNGQPALGAAGLFEEFRGLVLEGRQALRVLEQDGTVLFEQPDDGTGGRPEVQRGELRRMLLDSLPAGTVRWGHKAVGVRALGGGQHEVAFADGTSVATSLLVGADGAWSRVRPLLSTATPRYTGMSFVETYLLDADTRHPAAAKAVGGGSLFALAPGKGIQAHRESGGTLHAYVALARPQEWFAAVDLTDRAAATARVAAEFEGWAPELTALITDTDTAPVLRPLHALPAGHRWDRVPGVTLLGDAAHLSPPNGEGANLAMYDGAELGQALAARPDDVEAALTAYEQALFPRSAEAATDGAHLHGLLFGDDTPRGLVDMFAAA, from the coding sequence ATGACCACTCCCGTCACGATCATCGGCGCCGGGCTCGGCGGCCTCGTCCTGGCCCGCGTCCTGCACGTCCACGGCATCCCGGCCACGGTCCACGAGGCGGAGCGCTCACCGACGACACGCTCCCAGGGCGGCATGCTCGACATCCACGACCACAACGGGCAGCCGGCGCTGGGCGCGGCGGGCCTGTTCGAGGAGTTCCGCGGCCTGGTCCTGGAAGGCCGCCAGGCTCTGCGGGTCCTCGAACAGGACGGCACCGTCCTGTTCGAGCAGCCCGACGACGGCACGGGCGGCCGCCCCGAGGTGCAGCGCGGCGAACTGCGGCGGATGCTGCTCGACTCGCTCCCGGCCGGCACCGTCCGCTGGGGCCACAAGGCCGTCGGCGTCCGCGCCCTCGGCGGGGGACAGCACGAGGTGGCCTTCGCCGACGGCACCAGCGTCGCCACGAGCCTGCTGGTCGGCGCGGACGGCGCGTGGTCACGCGTCCGGCCCCTGCTCTCCACCGCCACGCCCCGGTACACCGGCATGTCGTTCGTCGAGACCTACCTCCTCGACGCCGACACCCGGCACCCCGCCGCCGCGAAGGCCGTCGGCGGCGGATCGCTCTTCGCGCTCGCCCCCGGGAAGGGCATCCAGGCCCACCGCGAGAGCGGCGGAACCCTCCACGCCTATGTGGCGCTCGCCCGGCCGCAGGAGTGGTTCGCCGCCGTCGACCTCACCGACCGCGCGGCGGCCACCGCCCGCGTCGCGGCGGAGTTCGAGGGCTGGGCACCGGAGCTCACCGCGCTGATCACCGACACCGACACCGCGCCGGTCCTGCGCCCCCTGCACGCGCTGCCGGCCGGGCACAGGTGGGACCGGGTACCGGGCGTGACCCTGCTCGGCGACGCCGCCCACCTCTCGCCCCCGAACGGTGAGGGAGCCAACCTGGCCATGTACGACGGCGCCGAACTCGGCCAGGCGCTCGCCGCCCGCCCCGACGACGTCGAGGCCGCCCTCACCGCGTACGAGCAGGCACTCTTCCCGCGCAGTGCCGAAGCCGCGACCGATGGCGCCCACCTGCACGGACTCCTCTTCGGGGACGACACCCCGCGGGGCCTGGTCGACATGTTCGCGGCCGCCTGA
- a CDS encoding TetR/AcrR family transcriptional regulator, with protein MATRTRRADRRQEPLSRERIVGAAVELLDAVGESGLTFRALAERLATGPGAIYWHVTGKAELLAAATDAVVADALADDGTPDASPQEVIRALALGLFDAIDAHPWVGTQLTRAPGQPPMVSVFERLGRQVEALQVPEAARFTAVSALLNYILGVAGQNAANARSQRPGTDRADFLDTVARAWSELDPERYAFTRSISDRLREHDDREEFSAGIDLILTGITTNLPPSTD; from the coding sequence ATGGCAACCAGGACGCGCCGTGCGGACCGACGGCAGGAACCGCTCTCCCGGGAGCGCATCGTCGGCGCCGCCGTGGAACTGCTCGACGCGGTGGGCGAGAGCGGCCTGACCTTCCGCGCGCTGGCCGAACGCCTGGCCACCGGCCCCGGGGCGATCTACTGGCACGTCACGGGCAAGGCGGAACTCCTGGCCGCCGCCACCGATGCCGTGGTCGCCGACGCCCTCGCCGACGACGGCACCCCCGACGCCTCGCCGCAGGAAGTGATCCGGGCCCTCGCACTCGGACTGTTCGACGCGATCGACGCCCATCCGTGGGTCGGCACGCAGTTGACCCGCGCGCCCGGGCAGCCGCCGATGGTGTCGGTCTTCGAACGCCTCGGACGGCAGGTCGAGGCGCTCCAAGTGCCCGAGGCGGCCCGGTTCACCGCGGTGTCGGCGCTGCTCAACTACATCCTCGGCGTCGCCGGCCAGAACGCCGCCAACGCCCGCTCCCAACGGCCCGGCACGGACCGCGCCGACTTCCTGGATACGGTCGCGAGGGCATGGTCGGAACTGGACCCCGAGCGCTACGCCTTCACCCGCAGCATCTCCGACCGGCTCCGCGAGCACGACGACCGCGAGGAGTTCTCGGCCGGCATCGACCTGATCCTCACGGGAATCACGACGAACCTGCCGCCGAGCACGGACTGA
- a CDS encoding universal stress protein, whose product MNGPVVVGVGASPSSLAAVETAAWEAERRGVGLRLAHAVAWPSDPVAPGVPPWDPDGAGLRASAGGALAEAERHARRVSPRLPITSEVAVGEPGTVLESQSRAASLAVVGGRRQGRFGGLPFGSVAGRLTAQGRCPVLVVRGRTGRSGPVVLASDDASPAARAAAEFAFAEAAQRAAELVVLHTRGHGRDGSAVVAELRRTYPDVVVRHRRIRGRNRPVVVGASAGAQLAVVGVPTHTGLTDTLTGSLGRALLHHAPCTVAVVPPGAPKR is encoded by the coding sequence ATGAACGGACCGGTTGTGGTGGGGGTGGGCGCGTCGCCGTCGAGCCTGGCCGCGGTGGAGACCGCCGCCTGGGAGGCCGAACGGCGGGGTGTGGGCCTGCGGTTGGCGCACGCCGTCGCGTGGCCCTCCGATCCCGTGGCGCCCGGTGTGCCGCCCTGGGACCCGGACGGCGCCGGCCTGCGCGCGTCGGCCGGGGGAGCGCTCGCCGAGGCCGAACGGCACGCGCGGCGGGTCTCACCCCGGCTGCCGATCACCAGTGAGGTGGCCGTCGGCGAGCCCGGGACGGTGCTGGAGTCCCAGTCGCGGGCCGCCTCGCTGGCGGTGGTCGGCGGCCGCCGCCAAGGCCGCTTCGGCGGGCTGCCGTTCGGCTCGGTCGCCGGCCGGCTCACCGCGCAGGGACGCTGCCCGGTGCTGGTCGTGCGCGGCAGGACGGGCCGCAGCGGCCCCGTCGTCCTGGCGTCCGACGACGCCTCGCCCGCGGCCCGCGCCGCGGCCGAGTTCGCCTTCGCCGAGGCCGCCCAGCGGGCCGCGGAACTGGTCGTCCTGCACACGCGCGGACACGGCCGTGACGGTTCCGCGGTGGTGGCCGAGCTGCGGCGCACCTACCCCGACGTCGTCGTGCGCCACCGGCGGATCCGGGGCCGCAACCGCCCGGTCGTCGTCGGAGCCAGCGCGGGCGCGCAGCTCGCCGTCGTGGGCGTTCCCACCCACACCGGCCTCACGGACACCCTGACCGGCTCACTGGGCCGAGCCCTCCTGCACCACGCCCCGTGCACCGTCGCGGTGGTCCCACCGGGAGCCCCGAAGAGGTGA
- a CDS encoding universal stress protein, translating into MAERAVGNSVVVGVDGSEASVAALRWAARQARALHATVVAVHAWQRPGFAPYAPATARPTAAEQRDGAARLLTATLREVFGPQDDDAVRAVVAEGAPARVLVQQAQDAVLLALGRTPHRGHDEHTAGAVVRACLEQATVPVVTVPGNRRSVPAPAAAGTTGHTVAPAPRHGARWTCTVAG; encoded by the coding sequence ATGGCGGAACGCGCGGTCGGCAACAGTGTCGTGGTCGGGGTCGACGGGTCGGAGGCGTCGGTGGCGGCACTGCGCTGGGCGGCCCGGCAGGCGCGGGCCCTGCACGCCACCGTCGTCGCCGTGCACGCCTGGCAACGGCCCGGATTCGCCCCCTACGCTCCGGCCACGGCACGGCCGACGGCCGCCGAACAGCGCGACGGGGCGGCACGATTGCTCACCGCGACGCTCCGCGAGGTCTTCGGACCGCAGGACGACGACGCCGTACGAGCCGTCGTGGCCGAGGGGGCACCGGCCCGCGTCCTGGTCCAGCAGGCGCAGGACGCCGTACTGCTGGCGCTCGGGCGCACCCCGCACAGGGGGCACGACGAGCACACGGCGGGAGCGGTCGTGCGCGCCTGCCTGGAGCAGGCCACGGTCCCCGTCGTCACGGTGCCGGGCAACCGGCGGTCCGTCCCCGCGCCCGCCGCTGCCGGGACGACCGGCCACACCGTCGCCCCGGCCCCGCGCCACGGCGCCCGTTGGACGTGCACCGTCGCCGGCTGA
- a CDS encoding ABC transporter ATP-binding protein, translating to MASVTFEKATRRFAGMERPAVSDLDLDIADGEFMVLVGPSGCGKSTSLRMLAGLEDVDSGTIRIGERDVTHLPPKDRDIAMVFQNYALYPHMTTADNMGFALKIARMPKPRVRERVREAAAILDLQEYLDRKPKSLSGGQRQRVAMGRAIVREPRVFLMDEPLSNLDAKLRVQTRTQIAVLQRRLGTTTVYVTHDQVEAMTMGDRLAVLKDGVLQQVGTPKEVFERPANTFVGGFIGSPAMNLFRLPLTSDGVRLDGLTVPLSRDVLRSASAEEATEITLGVRPERFRILSPEDDKTPALDLVVDAVEDTGSVAYLHATARVGGDSAPVVVRLPGRATQGKGARVRVVVRADAAHCFSAATGLRLDEGAGTARTEPVTGPQDAVAQDARGATAASA from the coding sequence ATGGCATCGGTCACCTTCGAGAAGGCCACCCGCCGCTTCGCGGGCATGGAGCGCCCGGCGGTCAGCGACCTCGATCTGGACATCGCCGACGGGGAGTTCATGGTCCTGGTCGGGCCGTCCGGCTGCGGCAAGTCGACCAGCCTGCGCATGCTCGCCGGGCTCGAGGACGTCGACTCCGGAACGATCCGCATCGGCGAGCGGGATGTGACCCATCTGCCGCCCAAGGACCGCGACATCGCGATGGTGTTCCAGAACTACGCCCTGTACCCGCACATGACGACGGCCGACAACATGGGCTTCGCCCTGAAGATCGCACGCATGCCCAAGCCCCGGGTACGGGAACGGGTGCGGGAGGCCGCCGCCATCCTCGACCTGCAGGAGTACCTCGACCGCAAGCCGAAGTCGCTCTCCGGCGGCCAGCGGCAGCGCGTCGCCATGGGGCGGGCCATCGTGCGCGAGCCGCGGGTGTTCCTGATGGACGAGCCGCTGTCCAACCTGGACGCCAAGCTGCGGGTGCAGACCCGCACCCAGATCGCCGTGCTGCAGCGCCGTCTGGGCACCACAACGGTGTACGTCACCCACGACCAGGTCGAGGCCATGACCATGGGCGACCGGCTGGCCGTCCTCAAGGACGGGGTGCTGCAACAGGTGGGCACGCCCAAGGAGGTCTTCGAGCGGCCTGCCAACACGTTCGTCGGCGGCTTCATCGGCTCGCCCGCGATGAACCTGTTCCGGCTGCCGCTGACGTCGGACGGTGTACGGCTGGACGGGCTGACCGTGCCGCTGTCCCGTGACGTCCTGCGGTCCGCGTCCGCGGAGGAGGCCACCGAGATCACGCTCGGCGTCCGGCCCGAGCGGTTCCGGATCCTCTCGCCGGAGGACGACAAGACCCCCGCGCTGGACCTCGTCGTCGACGCGGTCGAGGACACCGGCTCCGTCGCCTACCTGCACGCCACCGCACGCGTGGGCGGGGACAGCGCGCCGGTCGTCGTCCGGCTGCCCGGGCGCGCCACGCAGGGCAAGGGGGCCCGGGTCCGGGTCGTGGTGCGGGCGGACGCCGCGCACTGCTTCTCGGCCGCCACGGGACTGCGGCTCGACGAGGGCGCGGGGACGGCCCGGACCGAGCCGGTCACCGGTCCGCAGGACGCCGTGGCACAGGACGCGCGGGGGGCCACGGCGGCCTCGGCATGA
- a CDS encoding DUF1876 domain-containing protein — MQAKQWTVQIFISEDGDETHARAVLTTRDTATVTGRGVARKNPVDRPIPEVGDELAASRALEDLAIRLHDVASDDILQLAGPVLR; from the coding sequence ATGCAAGCCAAGCAGTGGACGGTACAGATCTTCATCAGTGAGGACGGCGACGAGACCCACGCGCGGGCCGTGCTCACCACCCGGGACACCGCGACGGTCACCGGCCGGGGCGTGGCCCGCAAGAACCCGGTCGACCGCCCGATCCCCGAGGTCGGCGACGAACTGGCCGCCAGCCGTGCGCTGGAGGACCTCGCCATCCGGCTGCACGACGTCGCCTCCGACGACATCCTCCAGCTGGCGGGGCCCGTGCTGCGGTGA
- a CDS encoding TrkA family potassium uptake protein, producing MKVIVAGAGRLGRQVAQVMAAAGNQVTVVDRDDDRIAALHDRLPVRLETGDACEPSILERAGAHSADLVVATTGEDEDNLVISLLAKRQFGVERVVARVNDTENAWLFDRNWGVDAAVPAAMPLISLIEEAAGATDTVALLRLSKAGVNVIETTITARSRAVGRMLADITLPASTVLAAVVRDGGPVVPAPTLALRAGDEILVVSHEATEDEVHAAFQ from the coding sequence ATGAAGGTCATCGTCGCCGGCGCCGGCCGGCTCGGCAGGCAGGTCGCCCAGGTGATGGCGGCCGCGGGCAACCAGGTCACCGTCGTCGACCGCGACGACGACCGCATCGCCGCCCTCCACGACCGGCTGCCGGTGCGGCTGGAGACCGGGGACGCCTGCGAACCCTCGATCCTCGAACGCGCCGGCGCGCACTCGGCCGACCTCGTCGTCGCGACGACCGGGGAGGACGAGGACAACCTCGTCATTAGCCTCCTCGCCAAGCGCCAGTTCGGCGTCGAGCGGGTGGTGGCCCGGGTCAACGACACCGAGAACGCCTGGCTGTTCGACCGGAACTGGGGCGTCGACGCCGCCGTGCCCGCCGCCATGCCCCTCATCTCGCTCATCGAGGAGGCCGCCGGAGCCACCGACACCGTCGCCCTGCTGCGGCTGAGCAAGGCCGGTGTGAACGTCATCGAGACCACCATCACGGCCCGCTCGCGTGCGGTCGGCCGCATGCTGGCGGACATCACGCTGCCGGCGAGCACCGTCCTCGCCGCGGTCGTCCGCGACGGCGGCCCCGTCGTACCGGCGCCCACGCTGGCCCTTCGGGCCGGGGACGAGATCCTCGTCGTCTCGCACGAGGCCACGGAGGACGAGGTGCACGCGGCGTTCCAGTGA
- a CDS encoding TrkA family potassium uptake protein: protein MRVVIVGCGRVGSALATRLVNEGHDVRIIDREPKTRALLPAGFPGQVLHGNGFSRTLLEAAGIEHADAFVAVTSGDNTNIVSARTAKETYRVPIVLARIYDPRRADIYRDLGIPTIASVRWTADRLHQMLLHRHLTPELSFGNGETLLLRSQLPAHLTGRRLGELEVDGEIRLVEVTRGGRSFLPTHSTPAEPEDLITFAVAAEALTRLRGFLDKELGT from the coding sequence ATGAGGGTCGTCATCGTGGGCTGCGGCCGGGTCGGCTCCGCCCTCGCCACCCGGCTGGTCAACGAGGGCCACGACGTGCGGATCATCGACCGCGAGCCGAAGACCCGCGCCCTGCTGCCGGCCGGCTTCCCCGGTCAGGTCCTGCACGGCAACGGGTTCAGCCGCACCCTGCTGGAGGCGGCCGGCATCGAGCACGCCGACGCGTTCGTCGCGGTCACCTCCGGGGACAACACCAACATCGTCAGTGCCCGTACCGCCAAGGAGACCTACCGCGTGCCGATCGTCCTGGCCCGCATCTACGACCCACGGCGCGCCGACATCTACCGCGACCTGGGCATCCCCACCATCGCGAGCGTCCGCTGGACGGCGGACCGGCTCCACCAGATGCTGCTGCACCGCCACCTCACCCCCGAACTCAGCTTCGGCAACGGCGAAACGCTGCTGTTGCGCTCCCAACTGCCCGCGCACCTCACCGGCCGGCGGCTGGGCGAGCTGGAGGTCGACGGCGAGATCCGGCTCGTGGAGGTGACCCGCGGCGGGCGCTCGTTCCTGCCGACGCACAGCACCCCCGCCGAACCGGAGGATCTGATCACCTTCGCCGTGGCCGCCGAGGCCCTGACCCGGCTGCGCGGCTTCCTCGACAAGGAGCTCGGCACATGA
- a CDS encoding cation-transporting P-type ATPase: MDKDSVAQRLATGPEGGTVPAPRASGPPLPRQRADEVLAQLGTSRRGLAAAEAERRRIRYGPNELPQPRRTGLWRRFLAQFTDLFAILLIVASALTFLAYALQDPRDVGNLQLAFAILGVVVLNAVIGFVQEYSAERTAQSLQAMVPHTCRVLRDGERLELPTSALVPGDLVVLEAGDAVPADCRVVEGHGLMVNNASLTGESVAVGRVEEPTAAATVLDSRNCVFMGTTAVSGSGKAVVFAIGADTEFGRIYRLTQEAPQQQTPLQQQVASMARRVAVLAVAIGLLVLAVRLQSGQPLVSTFVFALGVMVALVPEGLPATLSVSLAIGVRRMARRQALVKKLLAVEALGSTTVICTDKTGTLTQAEMTVTRLWSGGEWHEVSGVGYAPVGAVIDPESVRDLLRVGVLCSDARLLAPDEQADWRVLGDTTEGAILVAAAKAGLDPATERAAAPRIAEFPFDPVRKLMSTVHRTPEGDVVCAKGAPQELLAHCTHLLLDGVSRPLTDELRARVTEANDTMAAQGLRVLAAALRPVTSAPGDSAEAESGLTLLGLVGMFDPPRPEVSAAVEACRRAGIRIVMVTGDHPLTAEAVARRVGIVTGAAPTVVTGARLGEMDAGELDAVIAAPGELLLCRVSPEHKMRVVAAFQKRGDVVAVTGDGANDAPALKHADIGVSMGAGGTDVAREASVMVLLDDSFASITAAVELGRSVYRNIGKFLTYLFSHNIAELTPILAATFVGFPLVPLSAVQILAIDLGSDVLPALALGAEPPEPDTMERPPRGRRERLFSAALVRRFLFLGIVQSIGVCTVFFWQIHSAGIPFADFTTDTPAYRKAITLTQAAIVVSQFFNALAVRTDRESVFRVGLFSNPRLLAAGCFGIALMAAISYAPPLQAVFNTAPISATDWAVLTGFGVLLLAAEEARKAWVRRTPPHQPERKQP, translated from the coding sequence GTGGACAAGGACAGCGTCGCTCAGCGGCTCGCCACCGGCCCGGAGGGCGGCACGGTGCCCGCACCCCGCGCATCCGGGCCCCCGCTGCCCCGGCAGCGGGCCGACGAGGTGCTCGCGCAGCTCGGCACCTCACGGCGGGGCCTGGCCGCGGCGGAGGCCGAGCGGCGGCGCATCCGGTACGGCCCCAACGAACTGCCGCAACCGCGCCGTACCGGCCTGTGGCGCCGCTTCCTCGCCCAGTTCACCGATCTGTTCGCGATCCTGCTGATCGTGGCCTCCGCGCTGACCTTCCTCGCCTACGCCCTGCAGGACCCCCGCGATGTGGGCAACCTGCAGCTGGCCTTCGCGATCCTCGGCGTGGTGGTGCTCAACGCGGTCATCGGCTTCGTCCAGGAGTACTCGGCGGAGCGCACCGCCCAGTCGCTGCAGGCGATGGTGCCGCACACCTGCCGGGTGCTGCGCGACGGCGAGCGCCTGGAACTGCCCACGTCGGCGCTCGTCCCCGGCGACCTCGTGGTCCTGGAGGCGGGGGACGCCGTACCGGCGGACTGCCGTGTCGTCGAGGGGCACGGCCTCATGGTCAACAACGCCTCGCTGACCGGGGAGAGCGTGGCCGTCGGCCGGGTGGAGGAGCCCACGGCGGCCGCCACCGTCCTCGACTCCCGCAACTGCGTGTTCATGGGCACCACGGCGGTCTCCGGATCGGGCAAGGCGGTCGTGTTCGCCATCGGCGCCGACACCGAGTTCGGCCGCATCTACCGGCTCACCCAGGAGGCACCGCAGCAGCAGACCCCGCTCCAGCAGCAGGTGGCCTCCATGGCCCGCCGGGTGGCCGTATTGGCCGTGGCCATCGGCCTGCTCGTCCTCGCTGTCCGCCTGCAGAGCGGGCAGCCGCTGGTGTCCACGTTCGTCTTCGCCCTCGGCGTGATGGTCGCCCTGGTCCCCGAGGGACTGCCCGCCACCCTGTCGGTGTCCCTCGCCATCGGCGTCCGCCGCATGGCTCGCCGCCAGGCCCTGGTCAAGAAGCTGCTGGCGGTGGAGGCGCTGGGCTCCACCACGGTGATCTGCACCGACAAGACCGGCACCCTGACCCAGGCCGAGATGACCGTCACCCGGTTGTGGAGCGGCGGGGAATGGCACGAGGTCTCCGGTGTGGGCTACGCCCCCGTCGGCGCCGTCATCGATCCGGAGTCCGTACGGGACCTGCTGCGCGTCGGCGTGCTGTGCTCCGACGCCCGGCTGCTGGCACCGGACGAGCAGGCCGACTGGCGGGTCCTCGGCGACACCACGGAGGGCGCGATCCTCGTCGCCGCGGCCAAGGCCGGACTCGACCCGGCCACCGAGCGGGCCGCCGCGCCGCGGATCGCCGAGTTCCCCTTCGATCCCGTCCGCAAGCTGATGAGCACCGTCCACCGCACGCCCGAGGGTGACGTGGTGTGCGCGAAGGGCGCGCCCCAGGAACTCCTCGCCCACTGCACGCACCTCCTGCTGGACGGCGTCTCCCGGCCCCTCACCGACGAGCTGCGCGCCCGCGTCACCGAGGCGAACGACACCATGGCCGCCCAGGGACTGCGCGTCCTGGCCGCGGCCCTGCGCCCGGTGACCTCGGCGCCCGGCGACAGCGCGGAGGCCGAGTCCGGGCTGACCCTGCTGGGCCTCGTCGGCATGTTCGACCCGCCCCGGCCCGAGGTCTCCGCCGCCGTCGAGGCCTGTCGCAGGGCCGGCATCCGCATCGTCATGGTCACCGGCGACCACCCGCTCACCGCGGAGGCCGTCGCCCGCAGGGTCGGCATCGTCACCGGGGCCGCCCCCACCGTGGTGACCGGAGCCCGGCTCGGCGAGATGGACGCGGGGGAACTCGACGCGGTGATCGCGGCTCCGGGAGAACTGCTGCTGTGCCGGGTCAGCCCCGAGCACAAGATGCGCGTCGTGGCCGCCTTCCAGAAGCGGGGCGACGTCGTCGCGGTGACGGGCGACGGCGCCAACGACGCCCCCGCGCTCAAACACGCCGACATCGGTGTCTCCATGGGCGCCGGCGGCACCGACGTAGCCCGCGAGGCCTCCGTGATGGTGCTCCTCGACGACTCCTTCGCCTCCATCACCGCGGCCGTCGAGCTCGGCCGCTCCGTCTACCGCAACATCGGCAAGTTCCTGACCTACCTCTTCAGCCACAACATCGCCGAGCTGACCCCGATCCTGGCCGCCACCTTCGTCGGCTTCCCGCTGGTCCCGCTGAGCGCCGTGCAGATCCTGGCGATCGACCTGGGCTCCGATGTACTGCCCGCCCTGGCCCTTGGCGCCGAGCCGCCCGAGCCCGACACCATGGAGCGCCCGCCCCGCGGCCGGCGCGAACGGCTGTTCTCCGCCGCGCTCGTACGCCGCTTCCTCTTCCTCGGCATCGTGCAGTCCATCGGCGTGTGCACGGTCTTCTTCTGGCAGATCCACTCCGCCGGCATCCCCTTCGCCGACTTCACCACGGACACACCCGCCTACCGCAAGGCCATCACCCTGACCCAGGCCGCCATCGTCGTCAGCCAGTTCTTCAACGCCCTGGCCGTGCGCACCGACCGCGAGAGCGTCTTCCGGGTCGGCCTGTTCTCCAACCCGCGGCTGCTGGCCGCCGGTTGCTTCGGAATCGCGCTGATGGCCGCCATCAGCTACGCGCCGCCCCTGCAGGCCGTCTTCAACACCGCGCCGATCTCGGCCACCGACTGGGCGGTGCTCACCGGCTTCGGGGTGCTGCTGCTGGCCGCCGAGGAAGCCCGCAAGGCGTGGGTGCGCCGCACACCACCGCACCAGCCAGAGAGGAAACAGCCATGA
- a CDS encoding V-type ATP synthase subunit D — MKDLRTPPGRAGRMRLRHSLDVARRGADLLDQKLRILRARHEALLAAEESARDAWHERLREAETWQRRGLLLAGEQALETPAPPHPAEIDVVRTSTMGVRHPETATCALPPREPDTPAPVNTALVHAEAAYAEAVRAAADHAVAHAAAREIGAEVLRTRQRVRALQRHWIPRLEHALSRVDAALEQSEHEDAVRRRWAARALGDRT; from the coding sequence ATTGCGCCACAGCCTGGACGTCGCCCGCCGCGGCGCCGACCTGCTCGACCAGAAGCTGCGCATCCTGCGCGCCCGCCACGAGGCGCTGCTGGCCGCCGAGGAGAGCGCGCGCGACGCCTGGCACGAGCGGCTGCGGGAGGCCGAGACCTGGCAGCGGCGCGGGCTGCTGCTGGCCGGCGAGCAGGCACTGGAAACCCCGGCGCCACCGCACCCCGCCGAGATCGACGTCGTCCGGACCTCCACGATGGGCGTGCGCCACCCCGAGACGGCCACCTGCGCGCTGCCGCCACGCGAACCGGACACTCCCGCACCCGTGAACACCGCGCTGGTCCACGCCGAGGCCGCCTACGCCGAGGCGGTAAGGGCCGCCGCCGACCACGCCGTCGCCCACGCCGCGGCACGCGAGATCGGCGCGGAGGTCCTCCGTACCCGCCAGCGCGTCCGAGCCCTGCAACGCCACTGGATCCCCCGCCTGGAACACGCCCTGTCCCGCGTGGACGCCGCCCTGGAACAGAGCGAGCACGAGGACGCGGTCCGCCGCCGCTGGGCGGCCCGCGCCTTGGGCGACCGGACATGA